Proteins encoded together in one Chryseobacterium sp. G0201 window:
- a CDS encoding PLP-dependent aminotransferase family protein gives MQAYKYEIFTSIIEDQIKSGAVKTGNRLPSVREIKEKYKLSISSVQSGYDYLVMKGLVENIPRSGYFVAFNSKENIPERSLKSLPIIKNTKFNKNLQLTSIRNKHVEHGSFNVTAPTDLLIPQKLILRKMQEVIREKGASLLRYYPLNGSQLLREQISGRAARYGCKLNAEELIITDGALQALYIALASVTKAGDVIAVESPCVFSVLEVISNLKLKAIEIPVHYKEGFDLPYLRKICNENNIRAVIVTPNFHNPTGILMTDDAKKELLSIAEIHQIPIIENDIYGDLYFGRERSSNIRNFDESGLVMTFSSFSKTLAPGIRLGWLNPGKFYAETERLKFSLGRSVAPIYQELMIKLLESSSYDRHLRTFRKQLEKQAIELLDVLRKFFPENSYFHRPQGGYSIWGELPENVDMEAFYQYCESQKILFTPGYTFSFTEEYKYHFRAVFADRITSESIFSLKNLGEKVQEFLN, from the coding sequence ATGCAGGCTTACAAATATGAAATATTTACTTCCATAATCGAAGACCAGATAAAAAGTGGAGCGGTGAAAACGGGAAACCGTTTGCCTTCGGTTAGAGAGATCAAAGAAAAATACAAATTAAGTATAAGTTCGGTTCAGAGTGGGTATGATTATCTTGTGATGAAAGGTTTGGTTGAAAATATTCCTCGTTCCGGCTATTTTGTAGCTTTTAATTCAAAAGAGAATATTCCTGAAAGATCATTAAAATCGCTGCCGATTATAAAGAATACAAAATTTAATAAAAATCTGCAACTGACTTCTATCAGAAATAAACATGTTGAACATGGTTCGTTTAATGTTACGGCACCTACAGACCTATTGATTCCTCAAAAATTGATCCTAAGAAAAATGCAGGAAGTAATCCGTGAAAAAGGTGCATCACTTCTCCGTTACTATCCACTGAACGGTTCGCAATTGCTGAGAGAGCAGATTTCAGGTCGGGCTGCTAGATACGGCTGTAAGCTCAATGCAGAAGAATTGATCATCACAGATGGGGCTTTGCAGGCGCTTTACATTGCGTTGGCATCTGTAACAAAAGCAGGAGATGTGATTGCGGTTGAAAGCCCTTGTGTGTTTTCTGTTTTGGAGGTGATTTCTAATTTGAAGCTTAAAGCAATAGAAATTCCGGTGCATTATAAAGAGGGGTTTGATTTACCATATTTAAGAAAAATTTGTAATGAAAATAATATCCGGGCAGTGATTGTAACCCCGAATTTTCATAATCCCACAGGAATTTTGATGACGGATGATGCTAAAAAAGAGCTGTTGTCAATTGCTGAAATTCATCAGATCCCAATCATTGAGAATGATATTTACGGAGATCTTTATTTTGGTAGAGAACGATCTTCCAACATTCGGAATTTTGATGAAAGCGGTTTGGTGATGACATTTTCTTCATTTTCAAAAACTCTGGCACCGGGGATCCGCCTCGGATGGCTTAATCCGGGCAAATTTTATGCTGAAACTGAAAGGTTAAAATTTTCTCTCGGCAGATCTGTTGCACCAATTTATCAGGAATTAATGATAAAACTTTTGGAAAGTAGCAGTTATGACAGGCATTTGCGCACATTTCGAAAACAATTGGAAAAACAAGCGATAGAATTATTAGATGTTTTAAGAAAATTTTTTCCTGAAAATTCCTATTTTCACAGACCTCAGGGCGGGTACAGTATTTGGGGTGAGTTGCCAGAAAATGTTGATATGGAAGCTTTTTATCAGTATTGTGAAAGTCAGAAGATTTTATTTACTCCAGGATATACTTTTTCGTTTACAGAGGAGTATAAATATCATTTTCGGGCGGTATTTGCTGATCGTATAACTTCGGAAAGTATTTTTTCTTTGAAAAATCTTGGTGAAAAAGTTCAGGAGTTTTTAAATTAA
- a CDS encoding PfkB family carbohydrate kinase has translation MKLLVVGSVAFDAIETPFGKTDKILGGAATYIGITSSILGVKSGIVSVVGGDFPQEHLDMFTKRGINIEGLEIVKEGKTFFWSGKYHNDLNTRDTLATEVNVLENFDPKIPASMQDSEILLLGNLHPGVQLSVLEKMNQRPKLVILDTMNFWMDSALDILMEMISKTDVITINDEEARQLSGEYSLVKAAKKIHTMGPKYVIIKKGEHGALLFHDGKVFAIPALPLEDVFDPTGAGDTFAGGFAAYLAKKGKIDFETMKSALIVGSAMASFTVEKFGTERIEEVTEADMFSRLRQFKELTTFDVEVQ, from the coding sequence ATGAAACTTTTAGTTGTTGGAAGCGTTGCGTTTGATGCAATCGAAACACCATTTGGTAAAACAGATAAAATTTTAGGAGGTGCTGCCACTTATATCGGGATCACTTCATCTATTTTGGGCGTAAAATCCGGAATTGTTTCTGTAGTAGGAGGAGATTTCCCGCAAGAACACCTTGACATGTTTACAAAAAGAGGCATCAATATCGAGGGACTTGAAATCGTAAAAGAAGGAAAAACATTTTTCTGGTCAGGAAAATACCATAATGATCTGAATACAAGAGATACTTTAGCGACTGAAGTAAACGTTTTGGAGAATTTTGATCCAAAAATTCCTGCTTCAATGCAAGATTCTGAGATCTTATTACTTGGAAACCTTCACCCTGGTGTTCAGTTGTCTGTTCTTGAAAAAATGAACCAACGTCCTAAATTGGTTATTTTAGATACAATGAATTTCTGGATGGATTCTGCTTTGGATATCTTAATGGAAATGATCTCTAAAACCGATGTAATCACGATTAATGATGAGGAAGCAAGACAACTTTCAGGAGAATATTCTCTTGTAAAAGCTGCTAAAAAGATCCACACAATGGGTCCAAAATATGTTATCATTAAAAAAGGGGAACACGGAGCTTTACTTTTCCATGATGGTAAAGTGTTTGCGATTCCGGCTCTTCCGTTAGAAGATGTGTTCGATCCAACCGGAGCAGGAGATACTTTTGCAGGAGGTTTTGCAGCATATTTAGCTAAAAAAGGAAAGATAGATTTTGAAACAATGAAGTCTGCTTTGATCGTTGGTTCTGCAATGGCATCGTTCACAGTTGAAAAATTCGGAACGGAGAGAATCGAGGAAGTAACCGAAGCTGATATGTTCAGTAGATTAAGACAATTCAAGGAATTGACGACATTTGATGTAGAAGTACAATAA
- a CDS encoding NAD(P)H-dependent flavin oxidoreductase, producing MSNFIDFNSAKKLHEMQQSQNRITELFNIKYPIIQAGMIWHSGWKLASAVSNCGGLGLIGAGSMYPDILRENIQKCKQATDKPFGVNVPMLYPNLDEVIQIILEEGVKIVFTSAGNPKTYTETLQKEGLKVAHVVSSTKFAVKCEDAGVDVIVAEGFEAGGHNGRDETTTFCLIPNVKQHISKPLIAAGGIALGSQMKAAMILGADGVQIGSRFAATIEASAHENWKKKITELNEGDTHLTLKELAPVRMVKNKFFNELEGIYQTGRNTEALVASLGRARAKRGMFEGDMEDGELEIGQVSALIHDILPVETVFSNLLREFEEAKAPSF from the coding sequence ATGAGCAATTTTATAGATTTTAATTCAGCTAAAAAACTTCACGAGATGCAGCAAAGTCAAAATAGAATTACAGAACTATTTAATATAAAATACCCTATTATTCAGGCTGGGATGATCTGGCATTCCGGATGGAAATTGGCTTCTGCGGTTTCTAATTGTGGCGGATTAGGTTTAATTGGCGCAGGAAGTATGTATCCTGACATTTTAAGAGAGAACATTCAAAAATGCAAACAAGCTACAGATAAACCTTTTGGAGTGAATGTACCTATGCTATATCCGAATTTGGATGAAGTGATTCAAATCATTCTGGAAGAAGGCGTAAAAATCGTTTTTACCTCTGCCGGAAATCCAAAAACATATACAGAAACTCTTCAAAAAGAAGGATTGAAAGTTGCTCACGTGGTTTCTTCCACAAAATTTGCAGTAAAATGCGAAGATGCAGGTGTTGACGTGATCGTAGCAGAAGGTTTTGAAGCCGGCGGACACAACGGAAGAGATGAAACAACAACCTTTTGTTTAATTCCAAATGTTAAGCAACATATTTCTAAACCATTGATTGCAGCGGGTGGAATTGCGTTAGGCTCACAAATGAAAGCTGCCATGATTCTTGGCGCAGACGGAGTTCAGATTGGATCTCGTTTTGCCGCAACCATTGAAGCCAGCGCACACGAAAACTGGAAAAAGAAAATCACAGAACTTAATGAAGGCGACACTCATCTTACTTTAAAAGAATTGGCACCCGTAAGAATGGTCAAAAATAAGTTCTTTAATGAATTGGAGGGTATTTACCAGACAGGAAGAAATACGGAGGCTTTGGTTGCTTCTTTAGGCCGTGCAAGAGCCAAGCGTGGAATGTTTGAAGGCGATATGGAAGATGGAGAATTAGAAATTGGCCAGGTTTCAGCATTGATTCATGATATTTTACCGGTAGAAACTGTTTTCAGTAATTTGTTGAGAGAATTTGAAGAGGCAAAAGCGCCTAGTTTTTAA
- a CDS encoding TIGR02117 family protein, giving the protein MKMVLMSILKILGVIVGIIVLYGLMAYLLPFIKISAKDDGEKKEIPIYIYTNGVHTDIVMPVKNDMQDWSTKIPFTNTKSKRTDYNYVGIGWGDKGFYLDTPTWADLKFSTAFKAAFWLSESAMHCTYYKTMKEGDDCKMIMISRSQYKDLTKFVEDKFDKDQNGNFILIPTNAVYSDNDAFYDAQGNYSFLYTCNTWSNDALKAAGQKAAFWTPTDSGIFQHYK; this is encoded by the coding sequence GTGAAGATGGTATTAATGTCTATCCTTAAAATTCTAGGTGTCATTGTAGGAATTATTGTTCTGTATGGTCTAATGGCTTATTTGCTGCCGTTTATCAAGATCTCAGCAAAGGATGACGGTGAGAAAAAAGAAATTCCTATTTATATTTACACGAACGGAGTACATACCGATATTGTAATGCCTGTGAAAAACGATATGCAGGATTGGAGCACAAAAATTCCTTTTACCAATACAAAATCAAAGCGAACGGATTACAATTATGTTGGTATCGGCTGGGGCGATAAAGGGTTTTATCTGGATACTCCGACTTGGGCTGATCTGAAATTTTCAACGGCTTTTAAAGCGGCATTTTGGTTAAGCGAATCTGCAATGCACTGTACATACTACAAAACAATGAAAGAAGGGGATGATTGCAAAATGATCATGATCAGCAGATCACAGTACAAAGATCTTACAAAGTTTGTTGAGGATAAATTTGATAAAGATCAAAACGGAAATTTTATTTTGATTCCTACCAATGCGGTCTACAGTGATAATGATGCTTTTTATGATGCTCAGGGAAATTACAGTTTTCTCTACACTTGTAATACCTGGTCTAATGATGCCTTAAAAGCTGCCGGACAAAAAGCTGCATTCTGGACGCCTACAGATTCCGGGATTTTTCAACATTATAAATAA
- a CDS encoding rhodanese-like domain-containing protein: MSLTEVLKSGNYELIDVREPMELEMDGNIEGAKNIPLGEVEDRKEEFLSIEKPVIIFCRSGNRSGKALEYLNSQGLKDGYNGGGWADLKATIEANQGTF; encoded by the coding sequence ATGTCTTTAACAGAAGTATTAAAATCAGGAAACTATGAATTAATCGACGTTCGTGAACCAATGGAATTGGAAATGGACGGCAATATAGAAGGTGCAAAAAATATCCCGTTAGGTGAAGTAGAAGATAGAAAAGAAGAATTTTTATCTATTGAAAAGCCTGTGATCATCTTCTGCAGAAGCGGAAACAGAAGCGGAAAAGCATTGGAATATCTTAATTCTCAAGGCTTGAAAGACGGTTACAACGGCGGTGGCTGGGCAGACCTAAAGGCAACTATCGAAGCAAATCAAGGAACTTTTTAA
- a CDS encoding PLP-dependent aminotransferase family protein: protein MAKDVLYLKIAKIITEQIQSETLQFGDRLPSLRSAQKLYNVSLNTIKLAYMELESRSLVESRPKFGYFVSQTSKRKLALPSVIKIKESGLEKPPQDLIDKVFGTISHPDLTQFALGIPGKSFLPLAKLKKSMLNVVKAKNDSGTNYEPVQGNEHLRREIAKWSLILEGKITENDLVITSGAMNAIYHCLMAVTKPGDSVAVESPVYFGILQSIHLLGLKAVEIPTHPIDGLDLDALKKVLPKISACCFVTNFNNPLGFQMSDENKKQLVKLITEYNVPLIEDDIYGNLYFGSERPKPCKYYDEAGLVMWVGSVSKALAPGYRVGWVAPGQFKDKIIRQKLVQTVCSPSFYSDVIADFLEYGRYDHHLRMFRNKLYSNYLQIQKAVANYFPDNTKVSEPKGGFMLWLELDKRICTEDLYDEAISKKISFAPGRMFSQHNQYNNCMRLNYGLEWTDRVESDLEKLGKMIKNNI from the coding sequence ATGGCTAAAGATGTTCTATATCTTAAAATAGCAAAAATAATTACCGAACAGATACAGAGTGAAACCCTGCAATTTGGCGACAGATTACCTTCTCTTCGTAGTGCCCAGAAATTATATAATGTAAGTTTGAACACCATCAAGCTTGCGTATATGGAATTGGAAAGCCGTTCTCTTGTTGAATCCAGACCAAAATTCGGATATTTTGTAAGCCAGACCTCAAAACGGAAATTGGCACTTCCTTCCGTCATAAAAATTAAAGAATCAGGATTAGAAAAACCACCTCAGGATTTGATAGATAAGGTTTTTGGAACCATTTCTCATCCGGATCTCACTCAATTTGCGTTGGGAATTCCCGGAAAAAGTTTTCTTCCTTTAGCAAAATTGAAAAAATCGATGCTGAATGTTGTGAAGGCTAAAAATGACAGCGGTACCAACTATGAACCCGTACAAGGTAACGAGCATCTGCGTCGAGAAATCGCAAAATGGTCGTTGATTCTTGAAGGAAAAATAACTGAAAATGATCTTGTAATCACTTCGGGTGCAATGAATGCCATTTATCACTGTCTTATGGCAGTTACAAAACCCGGAGATTCCGTTGCTGTTGAAAGTCCTGTATATTTTGGCATACTACAGTCCATTCATCTATTAGGTTTAAAAGCCGTGGAAATTCCGACTCATCCAATTGATGGTTTAGATTTAGATGCTTTGAAAAAGGTTTTACCCAAAATATCAGCCTGTTGTTTCGTGACTAATTTTAACAATCCATTAGGCTTTCAAATGTCTGATGAAAATAAAAAACAACTGGTAAAGCTTATCACCGAATACAATGTTCCTTTAATAGAAGATGATATTTACGGGAATTTATATTTTGGCTCAGAAAGGCCAAAACCCTGTAAATATTACGATGAAGCGGGTCTTGTGATGTGGGTAGGTTCTGTTTCCAAAGCATTGGCACCGGGATATCGTGTCGGCTGGGTGGCTCCAGGGCAGTTTAAAGATAAAATTATTCGCCAAAAACTGGTTCAGACCGTATGCAGTCCATCATTTTATTCTGATGTTATTGCTGATTTTCTTGAATATGGAAGATATGATCATCACTTGAGAATGTTTAGAAATAAATTGTATTCAAATTATCTTCAAATTCAAAAAGCAGTGGCTAACTATTTTCCTGATAATACCAAAGTTTCTGAGCCTAAAGGCGGTTTTATGCTCTGGCTTGAACTCGACAAAAGAATCTGCACAGAAGATTTGTATGATGAAGCTATCAGTAAAAAAATAAGCTTTGCTCCCGGTAGAATGTTTTCTCAACACAATCAATATAATAATTGCATGCGTTTAAATTACGGTCTGGAATGGACCGACCGCGTGGAAAGTGATCTTGAGAAATTAGGAAAAATGATTAAAAATAATATTTAG
- the gldD gene encoding gliding motility lipoprotein GldD: MIKKVIFIFASLLLISCGKDPVLKPYGELRLEYPTPKYQKFENNCAYTFEYSDFAKITDAKKTCWYYLNYPKMKAKLFVTYYPIQNDFAEHIKEAEKMVYEHTIKASSIDTKSFEYPEKKVYGNFYELKGQSASNLQFYITDSTKHFVTAYLYFNTRPKPDSLAPAVDYIKKDMKHLLDTFEWKK; this comes from the coding sequence ATGATTAAAAAAGTCATTTTTATATTTGCTTCATTGCTTTTAATATCATGTGGAAAAGATCCTGTTCTAAAACCCTATGGCGAACTGAGATTAGAATACCCCACACCAAAATATCAGAAATTTGAAAACAACTGTGCTTACACATTTGAATACTCAGATTTTGCAAAAATCACCGATGCCAAAAAAACATGTTGGTATTATTTGAATTATCCTAAAATGAAGGCAAAACTGTTCGTGACCTATTATCCGATTCAGAATGACTTTGCTGAACACATCAAAGAAGCTGAAAAAATGGTGTATGAACATACCATTAAAGCTAGTTCAATAGACACAAAATCTTTCGAATATCCTGAAAAAAAGGTATACGGAAATTTCTATGAGTTAAAAGGACAGAGTGCTTCAAATCTTCAATTTTACATTACAGACAGCACAAAACACTTTGTGACTGCTTATTTATACTTTAATACAAGACCGAAACCGGATTCATTGGCTCCTGCTGTGGATTATATCAAAAAAGATATGAAACATCTGCTGGATACTTTTGAATGGAAAAAATAA
- the queG gene encoding tRNA epoxyqueuosine(34) reductase QueG, with protein sequence MNSNAKKYSQLIKSKAERFGFQSCGISKADFLEEDARNLEKWLKNNFHGEMKYMENYFDKRLDPRLLVEGSKSVISLSYNYFPKEKISTLENYKISKYAYAEDYHEVVKEILREMVDELREEIGDFDCRVFVDSAPVLERSWARKSGIGWVGKNANLITKQNGSFYFLAEIICDLELIPDHETTDHCGTCRKCIDACPTDAIVSEKLIDGSKCISYATIELKSEIPDSFKDKMEDWMFGCDICQDVCPWNRFSAPNLQTRFAPNDALKNFKKGEWKELTQELFSEIFRKSPVKRTKFAGLKRNIEFLEGSSE encoded by the coding sequence ATGAATTCGAATGCCAAAAAATATTCACAATTAATTAAATCCAAAGCCGAGCGTTTTGGGTTTCAAAGTTGTGGTATTTCGAAGGCAGATTTTTTAGAAGAAGATGCCAGAAATCTCGAAAAATGGTTGAAGAATAATTTTCATGGTGAAATGAAGTACATGGAAAATTATTTTGATAAAAGGCTTGATCCAAGATTATTGGTTGAGGGCTCAAAATCTGTGATTTCACTTTCTTATAACTATTTCCCAAAAGAAAAAATTTCAACATTAGAGAACTATAAAATCTCGAAATATGCTTATGCAGAGGACTATCATGAAGTTGTAAAAGAAATTCTCCGTGAAATGGTTGATGAATTAAGAGAAGAAATAGGAGATTTTGATTGCAGGGTTTTTGTAGATTCGGCGCCGGTTTTGGAAAGAAGTTGGGCCAGAAAATCCGGAATCGGATGGGTAGGAAAGAATGCAAATCTGATTACCAAACAAAACGGTTCCTTTTATTTTTTAGCAGAAATTATTTGTGATCTAGAATTAATTCCCGATCATGAAACGACGGATCACTGCGGAACGTGCAGAAAATGTATTGATGCATGTCCGACAGATGCTATTGTTTCTGAAAAGCTGATCGATGGAAGTAAATGTATTTCCTATGCAACCATTGAATTAAAAAGTGAAATTCCCGATTCTTTTAAAGATAAAATGGAAGACTGGATGTTTGGCTGCGATATCTGTCAGGATGTTTGTCCGTGGAATCGATTTTCAGCGCCTAATCTCCAAACCAGATTTGCACCGAATGATGCGCTCAAAAATTTCAAAAAAGGGGAATGGAAAGAGCTTACGCAGGAATTATTCTCAGAAATTTTCAGAAAATCTCCTGTAAAGAGAACAAAATTTGCAGGTTTGAAAAGGAATATTGAGTTTTTAGAAGGATCTTCCGAGTAA
- a CDS encoding peptidylprolyl isomerase, with the protein MTNKLKITFLFGIFMILFSANMMKAQLKPGELVDGIAAVIGDEIVLESDVSEQMNYAKQQGASNTDKCEFLENLINNKLLVYEAKKDTLIENRSAAIKEQANGKYAQLLSQFPDEKTMLAAYKFRTGYEMKNAIEKIDTDTYYGQAKYQRITEKADVTPNEVTDFFNLYKMQLPEIKDEVSLAQIVMNPKLTEAHKQEIIARLNKIKKDIAGGESFESQARIYSEDPGSAPNGGLMKNISKGQMVKPFEAAALNLQEGEISDPIESEFGYHIIQLVRKAGKVYDARHILLMATPTEDEIKTAKVKLDSIRTLIIDGKTTFKDASFKFSDDKRTKFNAGIIPGADGSNKIERESIPGSISYELAGLNKGDITSAFDDEDERKRKVVKIVKMEDVIPAHKITMETDYDRIKQMALNKKKNEMIEKFVNSKLPTTFISIDGRYDSCNFKGNWKKESLKK; encoded by the coding sequence ATGACAAATAAACTAAAGATCACTTTTCTTTTTGGAATTTTCATGATTTTGTTCTCAGCAAATATGATGAAAGCTCAACTAAAACCTGGAGAACTAGTGGATGGTATTGCTGCGGTAATTGGAGATGAAATTGTTCTGGAATCTGATGTGAGCGAACAAATGAATTATGCCAAACAGCAGGGAGCTTCTAATACAGATAAATGTGAGTTTTTGGAGAACTTGATTAATAATAAACTTCTTGTTTACGAAGCAAAAAAAGATACTTTAATTGAAAACCGTTCTGCTGCGATCAAAGAACAGGCAAATGGGAAATATGCTCAGCTACTTTCTCAGTTTCCGGATGAAAAGACGATGTTGGCAGCTTATAAATTTAGAACGGGATACGAAATGAAGAATGCTATCGAAAAGATCGATACAGACACCTATTACGGTCAGGCAAAATACCAAAGAATTACAGAGAAAGCAGACGTTACTCCTAACGAAGTTACCGATTTCTTTAATCTTTATAAAATGCAGTTACCGGAGATCAAAGACGAAGTTTCTCTGGCTCAGATTGTTATGAATCCTAAATTGACGGAAGCTCACAAGCAGGAAATTATTGCTAGACTTAACAAAATTAAAAAGGATATTGCAGGAGGAGAAAGTTTTGAAAGTCAGGCAAGAATTTATTCTGAAGATCCGGGTTCTGCGCCGAATGGAGGTTTGATGAAGAATATTTCAAAAGGACAGATGGTAAAGCCATTCGAAGCTGCTGCTTTGAACCTTCAGGAGGGAGAAATCTCAGATCCTATTGAATCTGAATTTGGATATCACATCATTCAGTTGGTGAGAAAAGCCGGAAAAGTATACGATGCAAGACACATTCTTTTGATGGCAACGCCTACTGAAGACGAAATTAAAACGGCTAAAGTAAAGTTAGACAGCATCAGAACGCTGATCATCGATGGTAAAACGACATTTAAAGATGCTTCATTCAAATTTTCTGATGATAAAAGAACTAAATTTAATGCAGGGATAATTCCCGGAGCAGATGGTTCAAACAAAATTGAAAGAGAAAGTATTCCCGGATCAATCAGCTACGAATTGGCAGGTTTAAATAAAGGAGATATTACAAGTGCTTTTGATGATGAAGATGAAAGAAAGAGAAAGGTTGTAAAGATCGTAAAAATGGAAGATGTAATTCCTGCTCACAAAATTACAATGGAGACGGATTACGACAGAATAAAGCAGATGGCTCTTAATAAAAAGAAAAATGAAATGATTGAGAAGTTTGTAAATTCAAAATTACCGACCACATTCATATCAATAGATGGCCGTTATGATTCTTGTAACTTCAAAGGAAACTGGAAGAAAGAATCTCTTAAAAAATAA
- a CDS encoding DNA polymerase ligase N-terminal domain-containing protein, whose translation MALKDYNEKRKFDETSEPKGKAKKSKDKLIFVIQRHAASRLHYDFRLEMEGVLKSWAVPKGPSLDPKDKRLAMEVEDHPYDYKDFEGNIPEGNYGAGQVEVWDSGTYEPLDNTSKLSNEKELLKELKTGSLKFILHGKKLKGEFALVKMKNAENNAWLLIKHKDDFAEENYDAEENTAKNSQVTKFLEEKKSLKNSKKKS comes from the coding sequence ATGGCTCTCAAAGATTACAACGAAAAACGGAAATTCGACGAAACAAGCGAACCGAAAGGAAAAGCAAAAAAAAGTAAAGACAAACTTATTTTTGTAATTCAGAGGCATGCTGCGTCGCGTTTACACTATGATTTTAGATTAGAAATGGAAGGCGTTTTGAAAAGTTGGGCAGTTCCGAAAGGTCCGTCTTTAGATCCAAAAGACAAACGCTTGGCGATGGAAGTTGAAGACCATCCGTACGACTATAAAGATTTTGAGGGAAATATTCCCGAAGGAAATTACGGAGCCGGACAAGTTGAAGTCTGGGACAGCGGAACCTACGAACCTTTGGATAATACAAGCAAACTTTCGAACGAAAAAGAATTATTGAAAGAATTAAAAACAGGTTCGTTAAAATTCATTTTACATGGCAAAAAGCTGAAAGGTGAATTTGCTTTAGTTAAAATGAAAAACGCAGAAAACAACGCTTGGTTATTAATTAAACATAAAGATGATTTTGCAGAAGAAAATTATGACGCCGAAGAAAATACAGCCAAAAATTCTCAGGTAACGAAATTTTTAGAGGAAAAAAAAAGCCTAAAAAACAGCAAAAAGAAGTCATAA
- a CDS encoding alpha/beta fold hydrolase produces the protein MTGRIIDVQGKKLYIEYDNSFKNKPTIVFLHDSLGCTQLWRDFPAKLSEATQCNVLVYDRLGYGKSFPMLSHERENNYMELEADLLSDLLKELSIDNAVLFGHSDGGTIALIAASKYPQSVKAVICEAGHIFVEDITVKGVSDAFEACKTNDLPERLAKYHGDKVPMIVKAWTEIWLSDRFKSWNIEYLLKNITSPLLFIQGETDEYGTLDQVEKTVSQVSGSSEKYIIPNVGHTPHKEVPDLVLNKSIEFINKIL, from the coding sequence ATGACAGGGAGGATTATAGATGTACAGGGTAAAAAACTTTATATAGAATATGATAATTCGTTTAAAAATAAACCTACAATCGTCTTTTTGCACGATTCTTTAGGCTGTACACAACTTTGGCGGGATTTTCCGGCTAAACTTTCAGAAGCTACTCAATGTAATGTTTTAGTGTATGATCGTTTGGGGTATGGTAAATCTTTTCCTATGCTTTCTCATGAAAGGGAAAACAATTACATGGAGCTCGAAGCAGATCTGCTAAGCGATTTATTAAAAGAATTAAGCATAGACAATGCAGTTCTTTTTGGTCATAGCGATGGCGGTACAATTGCTTTAATTGCCGCTTCCAAATATCCTCAAAGCGTAAAAGCTGTAATTTGTGAAGCCGGACATATTTTCGTGGAAGACATTACGGTTAAAGGAGTTTCTGATGCTTTTGAAGCATGTAAAACAAACGATTTACCGGAACGTTTAGCAAAATATCACGGTGATAAAGTTCCGATGATCGTTAAAGCTTGGACTGAAATCTGGTTAAGCGATAGGTTCAAAAGCTGGAATATTGAATATCTTTTAAAAAATATCACAAGTCCATTACTTTTTATTCAGGGAGAAACTGATGAATATGGAACGTTGGATCAGGTTGAAAAAACGGTCAGTCAGGTGAGTGGAAGTTCAGAAAAATATATTATTCCGAATGTTGGGCACACGCCACACAAAGAAGTTCCTGATTTAGTTTTAAATAAATCGATTGAATTTATCAATAAAATATTGTAA